A genomic region of Gossypium hirsutum isolate 1008001.06 chromosome D01, Gossypium_hirsutum_v2.1, whole genome shotgun sequence contains the following coding sequences:
- the LOC107922264 gene encoding probable CDP-diacylglycerol--inositol 3-phosphatidyltransferase 2 isoform X1 translates to MPNNKSKPRPSRMSVYLYIPNIIGYIRILLNCYAFAIWFSSKRLFAALYFLSFVCDAVDGWCARKFNQASTFGAVLDMVTDRISTACLLVILSQVYRPSLVFLSLLALDIASHWLQMYSSFLVGKASHKDVKDSSNWLFKLYYGNRMFMGYCCVACEVLYIALFLISSKHTENLMDVVVTTLKQGSPLSLLVAISLLGCSIKQVINIIQMKTAADACVLYDTEKKQKR, encoded by the exons ATGCCCAACAACAAGTCTAAACCCAGACCAAGCCGAATGTCTGTTTACCTTTACATTCCCAATATTATTG GGTATATAAGAATTCTGTTGAATTGCTATGCTTTTGCTATATGGTTTTCCAGCAAAAGACTTTTTGCTGCTCTGTATTTTCTAAG CTTTGTTTGTGATGCTGTGGATGGTTGGTGTGCTCGCAAATTCAACCAAG CTTCAACATTTGGAGCTGTCCTGGACATGGTAACGGATAG GATTAGCACTGCTTGTCTACTGGTTATACTTTCTCAAGTGTATAG GCCTAGCTTGGTTTTCTTGTCATTACTAGCCCTAGATATTGCTAGTCACTGGCTGCAGATGTACAG TTCATTTCTAGTTGGTAAGGCTAGTCATAAAGATGTAAAGGACAGCTCCAATTGGCTTTTCAAGCTTTACTATGGGAACCGGATGTTTATGGGTTATTGTTGTGTGGCTTGTGAG GTTCTTTACATAGCCTTATTTCTTATCTCGAGTAAACATactgaaaatttgatggat gTTGTAGTGACTACCCTGAAACAGGGTTCACCTCTTTCTCTTCTTGTTGCTATAAGCTTATTGGGATGCTCAATCAAGCAGGTCATCAATATTATACAG ATGAAGACAGCTGCAGATGCATGTGTGCTTTACGACACTGAAAAAAAGCAGAAGCGATAA